From Rhodococcus sp. B7740, one genomic window encodes:
- a CDS encoding TetR/AcrR family transcriptional regulator, giving the protein MRSKQKILDATLGLIAETGFEGVTIAAAARAAGVTRQTVYSIFTTREDMVSEAMVGLIVDVLGGIREKADQAETPTEFIVETVVAARNLIRREPVLNSLLRSGNANPLFDPDMMDRAQPVVRQFLDGYIERNPGFDSAQFHGIDGVIVRVGLSVILFDDPTIHHDEGLRRYLERWLIPVLPFS; this is encoded by the coding sequence GTGCGGTCCAAGCAGAAGATTCTCGATGCCACCCTCGGGTTGATCGCCGAGACCGGCTTCGAGGGTGTCACGATCGCTGCGGCGGCGCGCGCTGCGGGCGTCACGCGTCAGACTGTCTATTCGATCTTCACCACCCGCGAGGACATGGTCTCCGAGGCGATGGTGGGACTGATCGTGGACGTGCTGGGCGGTATCAGGGAGAAGGCCGATCAGGCGGAAACTCCGACGGAGTTCATCGTCGAGACCGTGGTTGCTGCGCGCAATCTCATTCGGCGCGAACCGGTTCTGAATTCGTTGTTGCGCTCGGGCAACGCGAACCCACTGTTCGACCCGGACATGATGGATCGCGCACAACCGGTGGTACGCCAGTTTCTCGACGGATACATCGAGCGCAATCCGGGCTTCGATTCCGCGCAGTTCCACGGCATCGACGGCGTCATCGTGCGGGTGGGGCTGTCGGTGATTCTGTTCGACGACCCCACCATTCACCACGACGAAGGGTTGCGGCGTTACCTCGAACGATGGTTGATCCCGGTTCTGCCCTTTTCTTAG
- a CDS encoding carboxylesterase family protein, with protein sequence MNDETTAGPTLRTVTGTTSGDLEAVEFDGLIHARGIPYATATRFRRPEPIDTPDTTRDATRRGPVCIQLPSRIDNVTGPMIDGLEQSENCLVLSVTAPAAAERLPVMVWLHGGGYVSGGGEAEKYDADHLAREGVVVVSVTFRLGGFGYLTPKDSGESNIGVRDQIAALHWVSTNIARFGGDPHNVTLFGQSAGGDAVLTLMACESAAGLFSRAIVQSAPLGLRSGRSALYDTARTAFARHFRTDPATAPASDVLDAENAVTRAVRRFGAAGGMPFGPVAHLEPLSGNPDDALRRSATRVELLIGHTRDDAAPFVDIVTNMLWLNRFGVVSSTLTAPVVRLVTSMLFGVDGMVKMWHRAGGRVASYRVDWAPKGAPLGACHCMELPLLFGDAWSDAPMLAGHTPPKELAARVRRTWAAFAREGVAGLPERSLVF encoded by the coding sequence GTGAACGACGAGACGACGGCCGGGCCAACTTTGCGCACGGTCACTGGCACCACCAGCGGAGACCTCGAAGCAGTCGAATTCGACGGGCTGATCCACGCCCGGGGAATTCCCTATGCCACCGCCACGCGATTTCGTCGGCCCGAACCGATCGACACCCCGGATACGACGCGCGATGCCACCCGCCGCGGACCGGTCTGCATTCAACTGCCGTCCCGGATAGACAATGTCACCGGTCCCATGATCGACGGGCTCGAACAGAGCGAGAACTGCCTGGTGTTGTCGGTGACCGCTCCCGCTGCGGCGGAGAGACTTCCGGTCATGGTGTGGCTGCACGGCGGTGGCTACGTCTCCGGCGGCGGGGAGGCCGAGAAGTACGACGCCGACCACCTCGCTCGGGAGGGTGTCGTGGTCGTCAGCGTCACCTTCCGGCTCGGCGGGTTCGGCTATCTGACCCCGAAAGATTCGGGAGAGAGCAACATCGGTGTTCGAGATCAGATCGCAGCACTGCACTGGGTGTCGACCAACATCGCGCGATTCGGCGGTGACCCACACAACGTGACTCTGTTCGGCCAGTCCGCGGGCGGCGATGCCGTCCTCACGCTCATGGCGTGCGAGTCGGCCGCAGGGCTGTTCTCGAGAGCAATAGTGCAGAGTGCGCCTCTCGGATTGCGGTCGGGACGTTCGGCTCTGTACGACACGGCACGAACGGCGTTCGCACGTCACTTTCGTACCGACCCGGCCACCGCTCCCGCGTCGGATGTGCTCGACGCAGAGAATGCCGTGACGCGAGCGGTGCGCAGGTTCGGTGCCGCAGGCGGAATGCCGTTCGGGCCGGTCGCTCACCTCGAACCACTGTCCGGCAACCCCGACGACGCCCTACGCCGAAGCGCCACCCGAGTCGAACTTCTGATCGGTCACACCAGGGACGACGCCGCCCCGTTCGTGGACATCGTGACGAACATGCTGTGGCTCAACAGGTTCGGCGTCGTGAGCTCGACACTCACCGCGCCGGTGGTCCGTCTCGTCACCAGCATGCTGTTCGGCGTCGACGGGATGGTGAAGATGTGGCACCGCGCGGGCGGTCGGGTTGCCAGCTACCGGGTGGACTGGGCACCGAAAGGTGCGCCACTGGGGGCATGTCACTGCATGGAATTGCCACTGCTGTTCGGCGACGCGTGGTCGGACGCGCCGATGCTGGCCGGCCACACACCGCCGAAGGAGTTGGCCGCCAGGGTCCGTCGCACGTGGGCCGCGTTCGCCCGAGAAGGAGTGGCCGGGCTGCCCGAGCGCTCGCTGGTGTTCTGA
- a CDS encoding NAD(P)/FAD-dependent oxidoreductase has translation MSTTERRIVIVGDSIAGCTAAREVRARGHDGALTVIGADADGYYARPPLSKHVLKGDGAEAETWDLSDLDITAVVDRAVSVDTDRRTVTTADGTDVAYDALIVATGASARRIAGPDQMGENVLRTFADVRALRPKLDEARTAIVVGAGFLGLEVATACAARGVEVTVVDVDPPLQRLLGPFLSEAIDRRAKEWSIEFVLVDGPVGLTGDPVTGIELGDGTRTADLVVTCAGDLPETDWLEGTGIADARGVAIDDQCATTAPGVFAAGDVTYFHDASARAPFWSNAVAQGKVAAASALGVEPTCAPTDDYFWTEILGLPIKVVGPLPLQGDPTVLEGAVDEGSALLQWNHDDGRVTIVAFGIKKPVGRLRRLARDSAVSTN, from the coding sequence GTGAGCACCACAGAACGTCGGATCGTCATCGTCGGAGACTCCATCGCGGGCTGCACCGCAGCCCGTGAGGTGCGCGCGCGAGGACATGACGGCGCACTCACCGTGATCGGTGCCGACGCCGACGGCTACTACGCCAGGCCGCCGCTGTCGAAGCACGTGCTCAAAGGCGATGGGGCCGAGGCGGAAACGTGGGATCTGTCCGATCTCGACATCACTGCCGTCGTCGATCGCGCCGTATCGGTCGACACCGATCGACGCACCGTGACCACGGCCGACGGCACCGATGTCGCCTACGACGCGCTCATCGTTGCGACCGGGGCGTCGGCCCGTCGTATCGCCGGCCCGGATCAGATGGGCGAGAACGTCTTACGGACGTTCGCCGACGTCCGGGCGCTGCGTCCGAAGCTGGACGAGGCTCGAACCGCGATCGTCGTCGGCGCTGGCTTCCTCGGTCTGGAAGTTGCCACCGCGTGCGCCGCTCGCGGTGTCGAGGTCACCGTCGTCGATGTCGATCCACCGCTGCAGCGGCTCCTCGGGCCGTTTCTGTCCGAGGCGATCGACCGGCGCGCGAAGGAATGGTCGATCGAGTTCGTCCTGGTCGACGGGCCGGTTGGCTTGACCGGGGATCCGGTGACCGGCATCGAACTCGGTGACGGCACGCGCACAGCCGATCTCGTGGTCACCTGCGCGGGCGATCTTCCCGAGACGGACTGGTTGGAGGGCACCGGGATCGCAGATGCTCGGGGCGTCGCCATCGACGACCAGTGTGCCACCACCGCTCCCGGCGTGTTCGCCGCCGGGGACGTCACCTACTTCCATGACGCGTCGGCCCGAGCTCCGTTCTGGTCCAACGCCGTTGCGCAGGGCAAAGTGGCTGCGGCATCCGCGCTGGGCGTGGAACCGACCTGCGCCCCCACCGACGACTACTTCTGGACCGAGATCCTCGGGTTGCCGATCAAGGTTGTCGGCCCCCTGCCGCTGCAGGGTGACCCGACCGTACTCGAGGGGGCCGTGGACGAGGGGTCGGCCCTCTTGCAGTGGAATCACGACGACGGTCGGGTCACCATCGTGGCCTTCGGTATCAAGAAGCCTGTCGGTCGGCTCCGGCGGCTGGCACGCGACAGCGCTGTCTCGACGAATTGA
- a CDS encoding ferredoxin, with translation MRIDVDWDRCEGHGICAEQAPEVFGLDDEGELHYAFDGNDIPDDQQAAARSAVGVCPVAALRESK, from the coding sequence ATGAGAATCGACGTCGACTGGGATCGGTGCGAAGGCCACGGCATCTGCGCCGAGCAGGCCCCGGAGGTGTTCGGTCTGGACGACGAGGGCGAGCTTCACTATGCCTTCGACGGCAACGACATTCCGGATGACCAGCAGGCTGCCGCACGATCGGCCGTCGGCGTCTGTCCGGTGGCCGCGCTCCGAGAGAGCAAGTGA
- a CDS encoding cytochrome P450, whose product MTTNATIPQYRTDIYSTDAILDPYPHYARLRALGPVVWLPNQQVFAISRYADCKKVLLDDETFISGDGVGLNPVANRLGRGTTLNSDGDEHATKRGVLAHRLTPKAVRKMKAAVEEKAEGIVDAALSKKFVDGVDDLATALPMSVVPDLVGWPEDGREELLRWAGATFDSLGPVNRHSVTAVKAATEMLAFSRKVVRQRSVLPGSMGDDVLKAADENKISKSACPALMIDYLGPSLDTTIGAISGALDLFARYPEQWQAVRQDPDLIPNAVNEVVRYESPIRAFSRRAVRDVEIDGSRIPQGARVLVVYASANRDEREWDNPDAFDVTRDAARQLGFGSGAHGCAGQGLARLEAQTMLRVLARRVERFVPSGTPKRAVNNVIHRYEKLPLTLVATEGTQQ is encoded by the coding sequence ATGACAACGAACGCGACGATTCCCCAGTACCGCACCGACATCTACTCCACCGATGCGATCCTCGATCCGTACCCGCACTACGCGAGGCTCCGGGCACTCGGACCGGTGGTGTGGCTGCCGAATCAGCAGGTGTTCGCCATCTCGCGTTATGCCGACTGCAAGAAGGTCCTGCTCGACGACGAGACCTTCATCTCCGGGGACGGGGTCGGACTCAATCCGGTTGCCAACAGGCTCGGACGCGGCACGACGCTCAACAGCGACGGTGACGAGCACGCGACCAAGCGTGGGGTTCTCGCGCACCGCTTGACCCCGAAGGCCGTGCGAAAAATGAAGGCCGCGGTGGAGGAGAAGGCGGAGGGCATCGTCGATGCGGCCCTGAGCAAGAAGTTCGTCGACGGTGTCGACGACCTCGCCACCGCGCTGCCGATGTCCGTCGTGCCCGACCTCGTCGGGTGGCCCGAGGACGGTCGTGAGGAGCTGCTCCGTTGGGCTGGAGCAACATTCGACTCGCTCGGGCCCGTCAATCGTCACTCCGTCACGGCCGTGAAGGCGGCCACCGAGATGCTCGCGTTCTCCAGGAAGGTGGTGCGGCAGCGATCGGTGCTCCCCGGGAGCATGGGCGACGACGTGCTCAAAGCCGCCGACGAGAACAAGATCAGCAAGTCCGCATGCCCGGCACTGATGATCGACTACCTCGGCCCATCGCTCGACACGACGATCGGAGCGATCTCCGGGGCACTCGATCTGTTCGCTCGCTACCCCGAGCAGTGGCAGGCCGTCCGGCAGGATCCGGATCTGATTCCCAACGCCGTCAACGAGGTCGTCCGGTACGAATCACCCATCAGGGCCTTCTCTCGCCGAGCAGTGCGCGACGTCGAGATCGATGGATCGCGAATCCCGCAAGGTGCACGCGTGCTGGTGGTCTACGCGTCGGCGAACCGGGACGAACGCGAGTGGGACAACCCCGACGCATTCGACGTCACCCGTGACGCCGCAAGGCAACTCGGATTCGGATCAGGAGCGCATGGGTGTGCGGGTCAGGGTCTGGCGCGCCTCGAAGCGCAGACCATGCTCCGAGTGCTGGCGCGAAGAGTCGAACGGTTCGTCCCGTCGGGAACGCCGAAACGGGCCGTCAACAACGTCATTCACCGCTACGAAAAGTTGCCGCTGACATTGGTGGCCACAGAAGGGACACAGCAATGA
- a CDS encoding TetR/AcrR family transcriptional regulator — protein sequence MTEGNRVERRKARTRAALIRAAQGLLASGNTNAPVLEITQAADVSNGSFYNYFESKEELWQAAIDSALESAGDYLDSLTVDLDDAVEKFTQSFRLSGRLFRLEPELSRVLLNSEAAAFAAAGGLAPRSRRDIESAAAQGRFDVDDADVALAIVAGSLLSMGRLLLAQPERDEAATVDGTTQRVLRALGISAEEAESLCSRELPGSYRGGVHAAIDPTSEADDRSR from the coding sequence GTGACCGAAGGCAACCGCGTCGAGCGCCGCAAGGCACGCACAAGAGCCGCGCTGATCCGCGCCGCTCAAGGGCTTCTCGCCAGCGGAAACACCAACGCACCGGTCCTCGAGATCACGCAGGCCGCCGACGTCAGCAATGGATCGTTCTACAACTACTTCGAGAGCAAAGAAGAGCTGTGGCAGGCGGCCATCGACTCGGCCCTCGAATCCGCAGGCGACTATCTCGACTCGCTCACCGTCGACCTCGACGACGCGGTGGAGAAATTCACCCAATCCTTTCGATTGTCCGGACGCCTCTTCCGCCTCGAGCCGGAACTCAGTCGCGTCCTGCTGAACTCCGAAGCCGCGGCATTCGCCGCAGCCGGGGGCCTGGCACCGCGTTCGCGCCGCGATATCGAATCGGCCGCCGCACAAGGACGATTCGACGTGGACGACGCGGATGTCGCACTCGCCATCGTGGCAGGCTCGCTGCTGTCCATGGGACGACTGCTACTCGCGCAACCCGAGCGTGACGAGGCCGCCACCGTCGACGGCACGACGCAGCGCGTTCTCCGTGCACTCGGAATCTCCGCCGAAGAAGCCGAAAGCCTCTGCAGTCGAGAACTTCCTGGCTCCTATCGGGGCGGAGTACATGCCGCCATCGACCCCACGTCCGAGGCGGACGATCGGAGTCGATGA
- a CDS encoding lysophospholipid acyltransferase family protein has protein sequence MHKVPRAIRAMGINAVRLYNRLEVSVAQPVPDEPVLFVCNHGFGGVIDLNVFAFAAAYDDLKLSREVIALTHQIAWTLGAGKLVEPFGARPAARQNALDAFDEGHNVVVFPGGDLDALKSWRHRNEIVFAGRSGYARLAMEAGVPIVPVVTAGAGESLLVLSSGKRIARALGLDKTSLRTKTVPLSLSIPWGFNVGVVGLLPYLPLPTKLETSVLAPMRPEPDESAEDFAHRVHSAMQAELDELTKDRTPVIG, from the coding sequence ATGCACAAAGTACCTCGCGCGATTCGCGCCATGGGAATCAACGCGGTCCGTCTCTACAACCGCCTGGAAGTGTCCGTCGCACAACCGGTTCCCGACGAGCCGGTGTTGTTCGTGTGCAATCACGGGTTCGGCGGAGTGATCGATCTGAACGTGTTCGCGTTCGCGGCGGCGTACGACGATCTGAAGCTGTCCAGGGAAGTGATCGCGTTGACGCACCAGATCGCGTGGACACTGGGTGCAGGAAAGTTGGTCGAGCCGTTCGGTGCGCGGCCGGCTGCCCGGCAGAATGCGCTCGATGCGTTCGACGAGGGACACAATGTCGTGGTCTTCCCCGGTGGTGACCTCGATGCCCTCAAATCGTGGCGGCATCGCAACGAGATCGTCTTCGCCGGACGCAGCGGTTACGCCCGTCTGGCCATGGAAGCCGGGGTGCCGATCGTCCCGGTCGTGACCGCGGGCGCGGGCGAGTCCCTCCTGGTGCTCAGCAGTGGAAAGCGCATCGCCCGAGCGCTCGGGCTGGACAAGACATCGCTTCGAACCAAGACGGTCCCGTTGTCGCTGTCCATCCCCTGGGGCTTCAATGTGGGGGTGGTGGGGTTGCTTCCGTATCTACCGCTGCCCACGAAATTGGAGACGTCGGTCCTCGCTCCCATGCGTCCCGAACCCGACGAGTCCGCAGAGGACTTCGCACACCGAGTCCACTCGGCGATGCAAGCAGAACTCGACGAATTGACGAAGGACCGCACGCCGGTGATCGGCTGA
- a CDS encoding NmrA family NAD(P)-binding protein encodes MILVTGSGGGVGRAVLRELHGRGEKVRAFVKDEKQAAGARADGANDVVIGDIRSAADVLTATTDVRRLFHIHPTSLVHEVSIAEHIVAACRANGVEHVVYHSVIHPEIEKMFHHQEKGRVEEVFRRSGIASTNLRASHFMQNYLDFWEFVQGGVLPYPTSPNSVMGVVDAEDVSEVAANILTVPEGHEGQTYDLSSHELDRHEMARIWSDVLGHRVSAVRLPPASLQNPLRGAGALATVVVKSLLSTRIQAPRQVIRGLAQSSNARGIRNWPQDSRDCYEGMMNYYDKNGLPAGDMTVLPKLLSRPATTYREFAVREAERRGVRRA; translated from the coding sequence ATGATCCTGGTGACAGGTTCCGGCGGTGGCGTCGGACGCGCAGTGCTGCGCGAACTGCACGGACGCGGAGAAAAGGTCCGCGCCTTCGTCAAGGACGAGAAGCAGGCCGCGGGCGCGAGGGCAGATGGAGCGAACGATGTCGTGATCGGCGACATTCGATCGGCAGCGGATGTGCTGACGGCGACCACCGATGTTCGACGGCTGTTCCATATCCATCCGACGTCCCTCGTGCACGAAGTATCGATCGCCGAACACATCGTCGCCGCGTGCCGTGCGAACGGTGTCGAGCACGTCGTCTACCACTCGGTGATCCATCCCGAGATCGAGAAGATGTTTCACCATCAGGAGAAGGGTCGCGTCGAGGAGGTGTTCCGGCGATCGGGGATCGCCTCCACCAACCTGAGGGCCTCGCACTTCATGCAGAACTACCTGGACTTCTGGGAGTTCGTGCAGGGTGGTGTTCTGCCGTACCCGACGTCGCCGAATTCGGTGATGGGGGTCGTCGACGCCGAGGACGTGAGCGAGGTCGCGGCGAACATCCTGACCGTACCCGAGGGGCACGAGGGGCAGACGTACGATCTGTCGTCGCATGAGCTCGATCGACACGAGATGGCACGCATCTGGTCCGACGTTCTCGGACATCGCGTGTCTGCTGTGCGACTCCCACCGGCGTCTCTGCAGAATCCGCTGCGAGGTGCAGGCGCGCTCGCCACCGTCGTTGTCAAGTCGTTGCTGTCCACCAGGATTCAGGCACCTCGGCAGGTGATTCGTGGGCTCGCGCAGTCCTCGAATGCCCGGGGAATCCGCAACTGGCCTCAGGATTCGCGAGATTGCTACGAGGGCATGATGAACTACTACGACAAGAACGGACTGCCGGCGGGTGACATGACGGTGCTGCCGAAGCTGCTCTCCCGCCCTGCCACCACCTATCGCGAGTTCGCGGTCCGCGAAGCCGAACGCAGAGGGGTTCGGCGAGCATGA
- a CDS encoding alpha/beta fold hydrolase, whose protein sequence is MKWDKHTRDIDVDGSRIHLVDLNPTQDDVVIFLHGISASWRWFVEILPEVARSHRAIGIDLPGFGGSQYSRGHSSFAALADSVAATCSTLGITRATFVGHSMGSIVATRLAAEHPELVERLVVTGGPILTLTGLTRRPISTIRDQPRAVATLLAELITISLPMPNWLAHRAARSPKILKATLGPFVNRTDRLDPELMDQVMFALGAPGSFPALLSTASADPSAGLDRVTCPTRIIRGPGDPLSPPADVQRFLDAVPTATAVEIEGTGHWPHIEKPTEFLAELTAFLDIPAQQR, encoded by the coding sequence ATGAAGTGGGACAAACACACTCGTGACATAGATGTGGACGGATCGCGTATCCACCTCGTCGACCTCAATCCGACCCAGGACGACGTCGTGATCTTCCTGCACGGAATTTCGGCCAGTTGGCGCTGGTTCGTCGAGATCCTTCCCGAGGTCGCGCGGTCGCATCGAGCCATCGGCATCGACCTCCCCGGCTTCGGTGGCTCGCAGTACTCACGGGGGCACAGCAGCTTCGCCGCACTCGCTGATTCCGTCGCCGCCACGTGCTCGACCCTCGGTATCACGCGCGCTACGTTCGTCGGACACTCGATGGGTTCGATCGTGGCGACGCGCCTGGCCGCGGAGCACCCGGAACTGGTCGAGCGCCTCGTCGTGACCGGTGGACCGATCCTCACGCTCACCGGCCTCACCCGACGTCCGATCAGCACCATCCGTGACCAACCACGCGCGGTAGCAACCCTGTTGGCCGAATTGATCACCATCAGCCTGCCCATGCCGAATTGGTTGGCGCACAGGGCCGCACGATCGCCCAAGATCCTCAAAGCCACACTCGGGCCGTTCGTGAACCGGACCGACCGACTCGATCCCGAGCTCATGGACCAGGTGATGTTCGCATTGGGCGCACCGGGATCCTTCCCGGCGCTGCTGTCCACCGCATCCGCGGACCCGAGTGCAGGGCTGGACCGCGTCACCTGCCCGACGCGGATCATCCGCGGACCGGGCGATCCCCTGTCACCGCCCGCCGACGTCCAGCGGTTCCTCGACGCCGTTCCGACCGCCACCGCAGTCGAGATCGAGGGCACCGGACATTGGCCGCACATCGAGAAACCGACCGAGTTCCTGGCCGAACTGACTGCCTTCCTGGACATTCCGGCACAACAGCGCTGA
- a CDS encoding FAD-dependent monooxygenase, protein MTVPIAVVGAGPAGCTAALLLARRGIRSVVLERRNAPLFHPAAHVINARTLEIWNEYSSELARSIAAMSPPHETVNLISWFGNLADEAIGSIDLLSDPERKAIVESQSPFLVSHIGQHLLMPALWDALDAEPLIEFRRGCAVESVDTDSSGARVRGRCASGVAEIEAEYVLACDGANSATRDGTGVGLTGPVLANMGSAFFTSKTLFPDDARPLLSWIYTPDLCGVMIAHADHRYILMTAYLHPDQEIAKDSRAYWSRTLPKVLGDHDFDLESTGTWVMTSQTADAFRRGRLLLLGDAAHRFPHTGGFGLNSGVQDAHNLAWKLDAVLSGTASPSLLDTYETERRPVVEKFAEQSVANHFRMDDIGKRVGITNKMLAKATQVVGRPPLNKVPGKLIAPLAAAATRKQMARSHKVDPDAPGSAQLRREIADAIPLQVEHFVSIGLQFGYLYASPLIARDPSAKPAEDVVDYLPTTYPGARLPHAMVSVGGAQVAVHETLDPNTLSLFTFDGDRWAGVVSELEKVGPGVTLISAELPAGAARDELIGLYEVGETGAVLVRPDGHVAWRSSASGEDARRELSEFVSRQWGHYFAVSARV, encoded by the coding sequence ATGACCGTGCCGATCGCCGTGGTCGGAGCCGGACCGGCCGGTTGTACCGCCGCGTTGCTGTTGGCACGCAGAGGGATTCGCAGTGTCGTTCTCGAGCGCCGCAACGCGCCCCTGTTTCATCCCGCCGCGCACGTGATCAACGCCCGCACTCTCGAGATCTGGAACGAATACAGCTCCGAGTTGGCGCGCTCGATCGCTGCGATGTCGCCGCCGCACGAGACCGTCAATCTCATCAGCTGGTTCGGGAATCTCGCGGACGAGGCCATCGGTTCGATCGACCTGCTCTCGGACCCCGAGCGCAAGGCAATCGTCGAGAGCCAGAGTCCGTTCCTGGTCTCGCACATAGGTCAGCATCTGTTGATGCCGGCACTGTGGGATGCGCTCGACGCCGAACCGCTGATCGAGTTTCGCCGCGGATGCGCTGTCGAGTCCGTCGACACCGACTCGTCCGGTGCACGTGTGCGTGGGCGTTGCGCAAGCGGAGTGGCCGAGATCGAGGCCGAGTACGTGCTGGCATGCGATGGTGCGAACAGCGCGACACGAGACGGTACCGGGGTCGGACTGACCGGACCTGTCCTGGCGAACATGGGCAGTGCCTTCTTCACCTCGAAGACACTCTTCCCCGATGATGCTCGGCCGCTGCTCAGTTGGATCTACACGCCGGACCTGTGCGGAGTGATGATCGCGCATGCCGACCATCGATACATTCTGATGACGGCGTACCTGCACCCCGACCAGGAGATCGCCAAGGACAGTCGAGCCTACTGGTCACGCACGCTGCCGAAGGTGTTGGGAGACCACGACTTCGATCTGGAATCGACCGGAACCTGGGTGATGACATCGCAGACCGCCGATGCGTTCCGTCGTGGCCGTCTGCTCCTGCTCGGCGATGCGGCGCACCGGTTTCCGCACACCGGTGGTTTCGGGCTGAACTCGGGTGTTCAGGATGCCCACAATCTGGCCTGGAAGCTCGACGCCGTTCTGTCCGGCACCGCGTCCCCGTCTCTGTTGGACACCTACGAGACCGAGCGTCGTCCGGTGGTGGAGAAGTTCGCCGAGCAGAGTGTGGCGAACCACTTCCGGATGGACGACATCGGAAAGAGGGTGGGCATCACCAACAAGATGTTAGCGAAAGCGACTCAGGTGGTGGGTCGGCCGCCGCTGAACAAGGTTCCGGGAAAGCTGATCGCGCCACTGGCTGCCGCTGCCACCCGGAAGCAGATGGCGCGATCGCACAAAGTCGATCCCGACGCACCCGGGTCCGCCCAGCTTCGTCGCGAGATCGCCGACGCCATCCCGCTTCAGGTCGAGCATTTCGTGTCGATCGGCTTGCAATTCGGTTACCTCTACGCCAGTCCGTTGATCGCACGGGACCCGTCGGCAAAGCCCGCCGAAGACGTGGTGGATTACCTGCCCACGACCTACCCGGGGGCAAGACTCCCCCACGCGATGGTCTCGGTGGGTGGTGCGCAGGTGGCGGTGCACGAGACACTCGACCCGAACACACTGTCGCTGTTCACTTTCGATGGCGACAGATGGGCAGGCGTGGTGTCCGAGCTCGAGAAGGTCGGACCCGGCGTCACCTTGATCTCTGCGGAACTACCGGCAGGTGCCGCTCGGGACGAGCTGATCGGACTGTACGAGGTGGGTGAGACCGGAGCGGTGCTCGTGCGGCCCGACGGCCATGTCGCCTGGCGCTCATCGGCATCGGGTGAGGACGCCAGGCGGGAGCTGAGCGAGTTCGTGAGCCGACAATGGGGGCACTACTTCGCGGTGTCCGCCCGCGTGTAG
- a CDS encoding fumarylacetoacetate hydrolase family protein has product MSVNVVRTIDGWWRLDGDRAIRIETTAETTRELLADRDAITGASGAGSSVDELELVSPVTTPCRVVAQLLNYRSHAIDAGSDPNTLQPTFFRKSSASVSGPFDPIRQPPEVALLDYEIELGIVVGAEIPIGTTVTDENLSDYVAGVIVANDVSAREIQLTKVQVYESKSYPTFTPLGPRLVLLDNDELRRIPELHMTLAVNGETRQDQTIGNDLITPPAEALTRLARFQNMTAGDVLLTGTPIGTAISAPPKIVQKIGELIPPALKWKFFFARQAKNPDYLSVDDVITAGIRTADGAIDLGMQETVVR; this is encoded by the coding sequence ATGTCAGTCAACGTAGTCCGGACCATCGACGGTTGGTGGCGCCTCGACGGCGACCGTGCAATCCGTATCGAGACGACGGCCGAGACCACCCGCGAACTTCTTGCCGACCGCGACGCCATCACCGGTGCGTCGGGCGCAGGGTCGAGTGTCGACGAGCTGGAGCTCGTATCTCCGGTCACCACACCGTGCCGGGTGGTGGCGCAGCTGCTCAATTATCGGTCGCACGCGATCGACGCGGGTTCCGATCCGAACACGTTGCAGCCGACGTTCTTTCGTAAGTCCTCGGCGTCGGTCAGTGGTCCGTTCGATCCCATCCGCCAGCCACCCGAGGTGGCGCTGTTGGACTACGAGATCGAACTGGGGATCGTCGTCGGTGCCGAGATTCCCATCGGTACGACGGTCACCGACGAGAACCTCTCGGATTACGTAGCCGGGGTGATCGTGGCGAACGATGTGTCCGCGCGGGAGATCCAGTTGACGAAAGTTCAGGTGTACGAGAGCAAGTCGTATCCCACGTTCACCCCGTTGGGTCCTCGGTTGGTGCTGTTGGACAACGACGAGCTCCGCCGCATCCCCGAGCTGCACATGACGCTGGCGGTCAACGGCGAGACGCGCCAGGACCAGACGATCGGCAACGACCTGATCACTCCGCCGGCCGAGGCGCTCACCAGGCTGGCCCGCTTCCAGAACATGACTGCCGGCGACGTACTCCTCACCGGAACACCGATCGGCACCGCCATTTCCGCGCCGCCCAAGATCGTGCAGAAGATCGGTGAGTTGATTCCGCCGGCGCTGAAGTGGAAGTTCTTCTTCGCCCGGCAGGCGAAGAATCCCGATTACCTCTCGGTCGACGATGTGATCACTGCCGGTATCAGGACCGCCGACGGAGCCATCGATCTCGGGATGCAGGAGACGGTGGTCCGATGA